A DNA window from Gorilla gorilla gorilla isolate KB3781 chromosome 6, NHGRI_mGorGor1-v2.1_pri, whole genome shotgun sequence contains the following coding sequences:
- the LOC101129317 gene encoding uncharacterized protein — translation MGGEERGVLPPSTPQLTLCPEGVCEPEPPAFLGIRTSNAGQPLKASRNSHPPRPSQQIGCERDRSGPRGREWRWEGGAEAAAACGLETREDGRGRGLLVFYGSSAPTTTHSPWRPRATVGLLGILRLRLVEPPTGPTGFLSLRLSPRLHERSRTWLLLPPEAFLLFTLSVQSLQIRLHSTGKEHLGHVLEIIRGLTPEVYEEKAEAELKRWTRVTPR, via the exons ATGGGGGGTGAGGAGCGGGGCGTTCTCCCTCCCAGCACCCCGCAGCTGACTCTGTGCCCGGAGGGGGTGTGCGAGCCGGAACCTCCAGCATTCTTGGGGATACGAACTTCCAACGCTGGGCAGCCTCTTAAGGCTTCTAGGAATTCGCATCCCCCGCGCCCCAGCCAGCAGATCGGTTGCGAGAGGGACCGTTCGGGTCCGCGGGGCCGGGAATGGAGGTGGGAGGGCGGGGCCGAGGCGGCGGCCGCCTGCGGACTGGAGACCCGGGAGGACGGACGCGGACGCGGGCTGCTCGTCTTTTACGGCTCTTCAGCGCCCACCACGACCCACTCCCCTTGGAGACCCCGGGCGACGGTGGGGCTCTTGGGCATTCTGAGACTGCGCTTGGTGGAGCCCCCTACTGGCCCGACCGGATTTCTCAGCCTGCGACTCAGCCCCAGGCTACACGAAAGAAGCCGGACCTGG CTTTTACTGCCTCCTGAGGCCTTCCTCTTGTTCACACTGAGTGTCCAGTCCCTCCAAATCCGGCTACACTCTACTGGCAAGGAGCACCTGGGCCATGTTTTAGAGATCATCCGAGGACTAACCCCAGAAGTTTATGAAGAGAAAGCAGAGGCCGAGCTGAAGAGATGGACCCGGGTCACACCCAGGTAA
- the ZYX gene encoding zyxin isoform X1, with amino-acid sequence MVWAPLSPRPLSSPSLLLPCVPPRPAGGCSGPGRRVRGPGAEAATRDAARTLRPAQPGPAMAAPRPSPAISVSVSAPAFYAPQKKFGPVVAPKPKVNPFRPGDSEPPPAPGAQRAQMGRVGEIPPPPPEDFPLPPPPLAGDGDDAEGALGGAFPPPPPPIEESFPPAPLEEEIFPSPPPPLEEEGGPEAPIPPPPQPREKVSSIDLEIDSLSSLLDDMTKNDPFKARVSSGYVPPPVATPFSSMSSIKPAAGGTAPLPPWKSPSSSQPLPQVPVPAPAQSQTQFHVQPQPQPQPKPQVQLHVQSQPQPVSLANTQPRGPPASSPAPAPKFSPVTPKFTPVASKFSPGAPGGSGSQPNQKLGHPEALSAGTGSPQPPSFTYAQQREKPRVQEKQHPVPPPAQNQNQVRSPGAPGPLTLKEVEELEQLTQQLMQDMEHPQRQNVAVNELCGQCHQPLARAQPAVRALGQLFHIACFTCHQCAQQLQGQQFYSLEGAPYCEGCYTDTLEKCNTCGEPITDRMLRATGKAYHPHCFTCVVCARPLEGTSFIVDQANRPHCVPDYHKQYAPRCSVCSEPIMPEPGRDETVRVVALDKNFHMKCYKCEDCGKPLSIEADDNGCFPLDGHVLCRKCHTARAQT; translated from the exons ATGGTCTGGGCGCCGCTCTCTCCCCGccccctctcttctccctccctcctccttccgtGTGTCCCTCCCCGCCCGGCTGGAGGCTGCTCCGGACCGGGACGCAGAGTCCGCGGACCCGGCGCCGAGGCGGCCACCCGAGACGCGGCGCGCACGCTCCGGCCTGCG CAGCCCGGCCCGGCCATGGCGGCCCCCCGCCCGTCTCCCGCGATCTCCGTTTCGGTCTCGGCTCCGGCTTTTTACGCCCCGCAGAAGAAGTTCGGCCCTGTGGTGGCCCCAAAGCCCAAAGTGAATCCCTTCCGGCCCGGGGACAGCGAGCCTCCCCCGGCACCCGGGGCCCAGCGCGCACAGATGGGCCGGGTGGGCGAGATTCCCCCGCCGCCCCCGGAAG ACTttcccctgcctccacctccccttGCTGGGGATGGCGACGATGCAGAGGGTGCTCTGGGAGGTGCCTTCCCGCCGCCCCCTCCTCCGATCGAGGAATCATTTCCCCCTGCGCCTCTGGAGGAGGAGATCTTCCCTTCCCCGCCGCCTCctctggaggaggagggagggcctGAGGCCCCCATACCGCCCCCACCACAG CCCAGGGAGAAGGTGAGCAGTATTGATTTGGAGATCGACTCTCTGTCCTCACTGCTGGATGACATGACCAAGAATGATCCTTTCAAAGCCCGG GTGTCATCTGGATATGTGCCCCCACCAGTGGCCACTCCATTTAGTTCCATGTCCAGTATCAAGCCTGCCGCCGGGGGCACAGCACCCCTGCCTCCTTGGAAGTCCCCTTCCAGCTCCCAGCCTCTGCCCCAGGTTCCGGTTCCGGCTCCGGCTCAGAGCCAGACACAGTTCCATgttcagccccagccccagccccagcccaagcCTCAGGTCCAACTCCATGTCcagtcccagccccagcctgTGTCTTTGGCTAACACCCAGCCCCGAGGGCCCCCAGCCTCATCTCCGGCTCCAGCCCCTAAGTTTTCTCCAGTGACTCCTAAGTTTACACCTGTGGCTTCCAAGTTCAGTCCTGGAGCCCCAGGTGGATCTGGGTCACAACCAAATCAAAAATTGGGGCATCCCGAAGCTCTTTCCGCTGGCACAGGCTCCCCTCAACCTCCCAGCTTCACCTATGCCCAGCAGAGGGAGAAGCCCCGAGTGCAGGAGAAGCAGCACCCCGTGCCCCCACCGGCTCAGAACCAAAACCAG gtgcgctcCCCTGGGGCCCCAGGGCCCCTGACTCTGAAGGAGGTggaggagctggagcagctgaccCAGCAGCTAATGCAGGACATGGAGCATCCTCAGAGGCAGAACGTGGCTGTCAACG AACTCTGCGGCCAATGCCATCAACCCCTGGCCCGGGCGCAGCCAGCCGTCCGCGCCCTGGGGCAGCTGTTCCACATCGCCTGCTTCACCTGCCACCAGTGTGCGCAGCAGCTCCAGGGCCAGCAGTTCTATAGCCTGGAGGGGGCGCCGTACTGCGAGGGCTGTTACACT GACACCCTGGAGAAGTGCAACACCTGCGGGGAGCCCATCACCGACCGCATGCTGAGGGCCACGGGCAAGGCCTATCACCCGCACTGCTTCACCTGTGTGGTCTGCGCCCGCCCCCTGGAGGGCACCTCCTTCATCGTGGACCAGGCCAACCGGCCCCACTGTGTCCCCGACTACCACAA GCAGTACGCCCCGAGGTGCTCCGTCTGCTCTGAGCCCATCATGCCTGAGCCTGGCCGAGATGAGACCGTGCGAGTGGTCGCCCTGGACAAGAACTTCCACATGAAGTGTTACAAGTGTGAG GACTGCGGGAAGCCCCTGTCGATTGAGGCAGATGACAATGGCTGCTTCCCCCTGGACGGTCACGTGCTCTGTCGGAAGTGCCACACTGCTAGAGCCCAGACCTGA
- the ZYX gene encoding zyxin isoform X2 — protein sequence MVWAPLSPRPLSSPSLLLPCVPPRPAGGCSGPGRRVRGPGAEAATRDAARTLRPAPGPAMAAPRPSPAISVSVSAPAFYAPQKKFGPVVAPKPKVNPFRPGDSEPPPAPGAQRAQMGRVGEIPPPPPEDFPLPPPPLAGDGDDAEGALGGAFPPPPPPIEESFPPAPLEEEIFPSPPPPLEEEGGPEAPIPPPPQPREKVSSIDLEIDSLSSLLDDMTKNDPFKARVSSGYVPPPVATPFSSMSSIKPAAGGTAPLPPWKSPSSSQPLPQVPVPAPAQSQTQFHVQPQPQPQPKPQVQLHVQSQPQPVSLANTQPRGPPASSPAPAPKFSPVTPKFTPVASKFSPGAPGGSGSQPNQKLGHPEALSAGTGSPQPPSFTYAQQREKPRVQEKQHPVPPPAQNQNQVRSPGAPGPLTLKEVEELEQLTQQLMQDMEHPQRQNVAVNELCGQCHQPLARAQPAVRALGQLFHIACFTCHQCAQQLQGQQFYSLEGAPYCEGCYTDTLEKCNTCGEPITDRMLRATGKAYHPHCFTCVVCARPLEGTSFIVDQANRPHCVPDYHKQYAPRCSVCSEPIMPEPGRDETVRVVALDKNFHMKCYKCEDCGKPLSIEADDNGCFPLDGHVLCRKCHTARAQT from the exons ATGGTCTGGGCGCCGCTCTCTCCCCGccccctctcttctccctccctcctccttccgtGTGTCCCTCCCCGCCCGGCTGGAGGCTGCTCCGGACCGGGACGCAGAGTCCGCGGACCCGGCGCCGAGGCGGCCACCCGAGACGCGGCGCGCACGCTCCGGCCTGCG CCCGGCCCGGCCATGGCGGCCCCCCGCCCGTCTCCCGCGATCTCCGTTTCGGTCTCGGCTCCGGCTTTTTACGCCCCGCAGAAGAAGTTCGGCCCTGTGGTGGCCCCAAAGCCCAAAGTGAATCCCTTCCGGCCCGGGGACAGCGAGCCTCCCCCGGCACCCGGGGCCCAGCGCGCACAGATGGGCCGGGTGGGCGAGATTCCCCCGCCGCCCCCGGAAG ACTttcccctgcctccacctccccttGCTGGGGATGGCGACGATGCAGAGGGTGCTCTGGGAGGTGCCTTCCCGCCGCCCCCTCCTCCGATCGAGGAATCATTTCCCCCTGCGCCTCTGGAGGAGGAGATCTTCCCTTCCCCGCCGCCTCctctggaggaggagggagggcctGAGGCCCCCATACCGCCCCCACCACAG CCCAGGGAGAAGGTGAGCAGTATTGATTTGGAGATCGACTCTCTGTCCTCACTGCTGGATGACATGACCAAGAATGATCCTTTCAAAGCCCGG GTGTCATCTGGATATGTGCCCCCACCAGTGGCCACTCCATTTAGTTCCATGTCCAGTATCAAGCCTGCCGCCGGGGGCACAGCACCCCTGCCTCCTTGGAAGTCCCCTTCCAGCTCCCAGCCTCTGCCCCAGGTTCCGGTTCCGGCTCCGGCTCAGAGCCAGACACAGTTCCATgttcagccccagccccagccccagcccaagcCTCAGGTCCAACTCCATGTCcagtcccagccccagcctgTGTCTTTGGCTAACACCCAGCCCCGAGGGCCCCCAGCCTCATCTCCGGCTCCAGCCCCTAAGTTTTCTCCAGTGACTCCTAAGTTTACACCTGTGGCTTCCAAGTTCAGTCCTGGAGCCCCAGGTGGATCTGGGTCACAACCAAATCAAAAATTGGGGCATCCCGAAGCTCTTTCCGCTGGCACAGGCTCCCCTCAACCTCCCAGCTTCACCTATGCCCAGCAGAGGGAGAAGCCCCGAGTGCAGGAGAAGCAGCACCCCGTGCCCCCACCGGCTCAGAACCAAAACCAG gtgcgctcCCCTGGGGCCCCAGGGCCCCTGACTCTGAAGGAGGTggaggagctggagcagctgaccCAGCAGCTAATGCAGGACATGGAGCATCCTCAGAGGCAGAACGTGGCTGTCAACG AACTCTGCGGCCAATGCCATCAACCCCTGGCCCGGGCGCAGCCAGCCGTCCGCGCCCTGGGGCAGCTGTTCCACATCGCCTGCTTCACCTGCCACCAGTGTGCGCAGCAGCTCCAGGGCCAGCAGTTCTATAGCCTGGAGGGGGCGCCGTACTGCGAGGGCTGTTACACT GACACCCTGGAGAAGTGCAACACCTGCGGGGAGCCCATCACCGACCGCATGCTGAGGGCCACGGGCAAGGCCTATCACCCGCACTGCTTCACCTGTGTGGTCTGCGCCCGCCCCCTGGAGGGCACCTCCTTCATCGTGGACCAGGCCAACCGGCCCCACTGTGTCCCCGACTACCACAA GCAGTACGCCCCGAGGTGCTCCGTCTGCTCTGAGCCCATCATGCCTGAGCCTGGCCGAGATGAGACCGTGCGAGTGGTCGCCCTGGACAAGAACTTCCACATGAAGTGTTACAAGTGTGAG GACTGCGGGAAGCCCCTGTCGATTGAGGCAGATGACAATGGCTGCTTCCCCCTGGACGGTCACGTGCTCTGTCGGAAGTGCCACACTGCTAGAGCCCAGACCTGA